A single window of Flavobacterium aestivum DNA harbors:
- a CDS encoding DUF6443 domain-containing protein: MKKNIFIFFLLLLTSIGYSQSIKKASVTPTPMVAPPDGGGTGTKYTWYEDYDEDSFGNPAITILSSTKPFGFVSNKTDLDDNNPYITNIPPTQYFYQDADGDTFGNPNSAVFYSKKPPGYVTNNNDCNDADGTLNPNTVWYRDADSDGYGNNGITAIQCAQPAGYVRNGADYNDATANINNIAPRTFYRDADGDGFGNPTVSVYYSNQPAGYVTNNSDYNDGTPNITNIAPQTFYRDADGDGFGNPSVTVYYSVKPAGYVTNNSDCNDGDITTNPNTVWYSDNDRDGFGAGSGGTTVLSCTQPAGYARNAQDCNDYDSELNPNTVWYSDNDRDGFGTVSELVGCAAPPNHNYVLKGGDCDDNNININPLTMWYRDGDGDGFGSSTNFTKSCTQPAGYVRESGDCDDGNRFIKPNTIWYYDNDGDGHGSGSQTKQSCTKPEKYVDKADDCNDYDVTVYTVKLWYFDKDGDTFGDPANSISSCDQPYKYVLNKSDLDDNNPYMTNIAPTQYFYQDIDNDTFGNPNSAVFYSIKPPGYVTNNLDCNDNNGAIKPTTVWYRDGDHDGFGTGSITTTGCIQPTDYVLNASDYDDTTANITNIAPQIFYRDADGDTFGSPNVTVYYSVRPAGYVTNNSDCNDGDITTNPNTVWYSDNDRDGFGAGSGGTTVLSCTQPAGYARNAEDCNDYDSELNPNTVWYHDTDGDGFGTVSELVGCAVPPNHNYVLKGGDCNDNDVTVNPGVIWYRDADGDGFGVSTNFIKSCTQPVGYARQSADCDDGNKLIRPDTTWYYDNDGDGHGSASQTLQSCTKPEKYVNKSDDCNDYDVTVYAVQRWYYDEDGDSFGDAANSFSSCDQPYKHVLNNSDYNDTTVNITNIAPQTFYQDADGDSFGNPNVSVYYSVKPAGYVTNNSDYNDTTVNITNIAPQTFYQDADGDSFGNPNVSLYYSAKPAGYVTNNSDYNDTTVNITNIAPQTFYKDIDGDGFGNSNVTVYYSIQPTGYVANNTDCDDANGQLNPNTKWYADNDLDQLGDPASFVQQCTQPPGNYVANYSDNCPTIAGTSPDCGSLASPSSDYNYVITTTYKEPTETILQNPAPEKALVNITYFDGLGRPVQQIANKQSTEGKDIITSIGYDDFGRQTKEYLPYAAASSNMAYDLNAVTNAIGFYSNEKYENTANPFSEKKLESSPLGRVIKQAAPGTDWAMDSGHEIKMAYQTNTDSEVKLYRATANWNAGAGVFDIALSEDGTYAANELIKTVTFDENSSANPTESGGSTVEFKNKEGKIILKRTYESGTKHDTHYVYDTYGNLTYVISPKADGAINQEVLDGLCYQYKHDYRNRLVERKLPGKQWEFIVYDKLDRPVATGPANSPFKDDTAVGWLITKYDAFGRPIYTGWSNSTANASSRTTLQNAQNTATVLFETKQTSGTIDGIQAFYTNAVAPTNIKLLTVNYYDNYAFPNVGTVPTTIQGQPVLANAKGLATGSWTRALGLASAISGETTSTFYDSKARPIGSYSQNHLDGYTNTDSKLDFGGKPLYTITKHKPMSGSTELVVKEEFTYSPQDRLLTHTHQINGGAIQLLADNTYDKLGQLTSKKVGNNSGMPLQKVDYSYNIRGWMTKINDVANLQQNTDPKDWFAFAINYNKPTTNASVKPLYNGNIAETFWRSNSDGTFRSYGYQYDDLNRLKKAIYQKPGENIPVSGAYNESLSYDKNGNILSLQRFGGSDTPSIIFQIDDLTYDYSNANSNQLTKVTDGSMGNDNQGFIDGNKTGDDYNYDANGNMITDKNKNITGIVYNHLNLPTKITFGTGNSIAYIYNAAGLKLEKKVTDNGIITQTKYLGGYQYKDNVLQFFPTVEGYVEPNGSSFKYVYQYKDHLGNVRLSYEDANGDGTITSSEIIEESHYYPFGLKHSGYNAVVTSTNPAQKYKFQGQERQDELGLNWDSFKWRNYDYAIGRFMSIDPLAEEYAYNSTYAFAENKIGMGRELEGCELGPLFGVAEIVKVGVEIGAKTSEVVGKTSEVAGKATEGSGRFTESQIKDFARGNASEAEQLSKNGLEKNTKPFKATDPKTGKEGTTIPDAMKPDGGTVEVKNVKSQSLTEQLRLQKSISEGNGVKPELIINQSAKISKPLQKAGFDIKTYNVSGTAIDNTAVPKPKTMTPVYSMDKDPTIH, from the coding sequence ATGAAAAAAAATATATTTATCTTCTTTTTACTGCTTTTAACTTCTATAGGATATTCTCAAAGTATTAAAAAAGCGTCAGTTACACCTACACCTATGGTAGCACCACCTGACGGAGGAGGAACTGGCACAAAGTATACATGGTATGAAGATTATGATGAAGACAGTTTTGGGAATCCAGCCATAACTATTTTAAGCTCTACCAAACCATTCGGTTTTGTGAGCAACAAAACCGATTTAGATGATAATAATCCTTACATTACCAACATACCCCCTACCCAATATTTTTATCAGGATGCAGATGGTGACACTTTTGGGAATCCAAACTCAGCAGTTTTCTATAGTAAAAAACCTCCGGGTTATGTAACCAATAATAATGACTGTAACGACGCAGATGGGACATTAAATCCTAATACCGTATGGTATCGGGATGCCGATAGTGATGGGTATGGTAACAACGGTATTACAGCAATCCAATGTGCACAACCCGCAGGCTATGTGCGTAATGGAGCTGATTATAACGATGCAACTGCCAATATCAACAATATAGCACCACGCACTTTTTACAGAGATGCCGATGGGGATGGTTTTGGGAACCCCACAGTAAGCGTTTACTATAGCAATCAGCCGGCAGGCTATGTTACCAATAACTCGGATTATAATGATGGCACTCCAAATATTACCAACATTGCCCCTCAAACCTTTTACCGTGATGCCGATGGGGATGGTTTTGGTAACCCTAGTGTAACAGTCTATTACAGTGTGAAACCAGCAGGCTATGTAACCAATAATAGTGACTGTAATGATGGGGATATTACAACAAACCCCAATACAGTTTGGTATAGTGATAACGATAGGGATGGTTTTGGAGCCGGATCCGGAGGAACAACAGTTTTAAGTTGTACCCAACCGGCAGGTTATGCACGGAATGCCCAAGATTGTAATGATTATGATAGCGAATTAAACCCTAATACGGTTTGGTATAGTGATAACGATAGGGATGGTTTTGGTACAGTAAGTGAACTTGTAGGATGTGCAGCGCCTCCCAATCATAATTATGTACTCAAAGGCGGAGATTGTGACGATAATAATATAAATATAAATCCACTTACAATGTGGTATCGCGATGGCGATGGCGATGGTTTTGGTTCAAGTACCAATTTTACAAAAAGCTGTACACAACCGGCAGGCTATGTTCGTGAGTCTGGTGATTGCGATGATGGAAATAGGTTCATAAAACCTAATACTATCTGGTATTATGATAACGATGGCGACGGACACGGATCCGGATCGCAAACTAAACAAAGTTGCACAAAACCAGAAAAATATGTTGATAAGGCAGACGATTGTAATGACTACGATGTAACGGTATATACCGTTAAACTTTGGTATTTTGATAAAGATGGTGATACTTTTGGAGATCCGGCTAACTCTATTTCTAGTTGCGACCAACCCTATAAGTATGTACTAAATAAATCCGATTTAGATGACAATAACCCTTACATGACCAACATAGCTCCCACACAATATTTTTATCAGGATATAGATAATGATACTTTTGGGAATCCCAACTCAGCAGTTTTTTACAGCATAAAACCTCCGGGTTATGTAACCAATAATTTGGATTGTAATGATAATAATGGTGCTATAAAACCAACTACAGTTTGGTATCGTGATGGCGATCATGATGGTTTTGGTACAGGTTCAATTACCACAACCGGTTGTATACAACCTACAGATTATGTATTAAACGCATCAGATTATGATGATACAACTGCAAATATTACCAACATTGCCCCACAAATCTTTTACCGTGATGCCGATGGAGATACTTTTGGCAGCCCTAATGTAACGGTATACTACAGTGTAAGACCGGCAGGCTATGTAACCAATAATAGTGATTGCAATGATGGGGATATCACAACAAACCCCAATACAGTTTGGTATAGTGATAACGATAGGGATGGATTTGGAGCCGGATCTGGAGGAACAACAGTTTTAAGTTGTACCCAACCGGCAGGTTATGCACGAAATGCCGAAGATTGTAATGATTATGATAGCGAATTAAATCCTAATACGGTTTGGTATCATGATACAGATGGAGATGGTTTTGGTACAGTAAGTGAACTTGTAGGATGTGCAGTACCTCCCAATCATAATTATGTGCTCAAAGGCGGGGATTGTAACGACAATGACGTTACGGTAAATCCGGGTGTAATCTGGTATCGCGATGCCGATGGCGATGGTTTTGGTGTCAGTACCAATTTTATAAAAAGCTGTACACAACCAGTAGGCTATGCTCGTCAATCTGCTGATTGTGATGATGGAAATAAATTGATAAGACCGGATACTACTTGGTATTATGATAACGATGGCGACGGACATGGGTCTGCATCACAAACTCTGCAAAGTTGTACAAAACCGGAAAAATATGTCAATAAATCAGATGATTGTAATGACTACGATGTAACAGTATATGCCGTTCAGCGTTGGTATTATGATGAAGATGGCGATAGTTTTGGAGATGCAGCGAACTCTTTTTCAAGTTGCGACCAACCCTATAAACATGTCCTAAATAACTCCGATTATAACGACACAACCGTAAATATCACCAATATTGCCCCACAAACCTTTTATCAGGATGCTGATGGGGATAGCTTTGGTAATCCAAATGTAAGTGTTTACTATAGTGTAAAACCAGCGGGATATGTGACCAATAATTCAGATTACAACGACACAACCGTGAATATCACTAATATCGCTCCGCAAACCTTTTATCAGGATGCTGATGGGGATAGCTTTGGTAATCCAAATGTAAGTTTATACTATAGCGCAAAACCAGCGGGATATGTAACCAATAATTCCGATTATAACGACACAACCGTAAATATCACCAATATTGCCCCACAAACCTTTTATAAGGATATTGATGGGGATGGTTTTGGGAACTCTAACGTGACTGTTTACTATAGCATCCAACCTACAGGATATGTAGCTAATAATACCGATTGTGATGATGCGAACGGTCAACTAAATCCTAACACAAAATGGTATGCTGACAATGATTTAGACCAATTGGGTGACCCCGCTAGTTTTGTACAACAATGTACGCAACCTCCCGGGAATTATGTCGCCAATTACTCGGATAATTGCCCAACTATAGCAGGAACAAGTCCTGATTGTGGTAGCTTGGCATCACCTTCATCAGACTACAATTATGTTATAACTACGACTTATAAAGAGCCTACCGAAACTATTTTGCAGAACCCAGCTCCTGAAAAAGCCTTAGTAAATATTACCTATTTTGATGGACTGGGAAGACCCGTACAACAAATTGCCAATAAGCAATCGACAGAAGGAAAAGATATTATAACCTCTATCGGCTACGATGATTTTGGCAGACAAACCAAGGAATACCTGCCTTATGCCGCAGCTTCCAGTAATATGGCTTATGATTTAAATGCTGTAACAAATGCCATCGGTTTTTACAGTAATGAGAAATATGAAAATACGGCAAACCCTTTTTCTGAAAAGAAACTAGAATCTTCTCCCCTAGGCAGAGTCATAAAACAAGCCGCTCCGGGAACCGATTGGGCTATGGATAGCGGTCACGAAATCAAAATGGCTTATCAGACCAATACGGATTCTGAGGTAAAATTGTATCGCGCTACCGCTAACTGGAACGCGGGAGCTGGGGTATTCGATATTGCCTTGTCTGAGGATGGCACTTACGCCGCCAACGAACTAATCAAAACCGTTACTTTTGATGAGAACAGTTCGGCTAATCCTACCGAAAGCGGTGGTAGTACCGTTGAGTTTAAAAATAAAGAGGGTAAAATAATTCTAAAGAGAACCTACGAATCAGGAACCAAGCACGATACACATTATGTTTACGATACTTACGGAAATCTAACCTATGTAATTTCGCCAAAGGCTGACGGTGCAATAAATCAGGAAGTTCTGGACGGATTGTGTTACCAATACAAACATGATTATCGCAACCGTTTGGTCGAGAGAAAATTACCGGGCAAACAATGGGAGTTTATAGTATATGACAAACTCGACCGACCTGTGGCTACAGGTCCTGCAAATTCGCCTTTTAAAGATGATACAGCAGTGGGCTGGTTAATCACTAAATACGATGCTTTTGGCAGACCGATTTATACAGGCTGGTCAAATTCTACTGCGAATGCTTCGAGCCGAACTACCTTGCAAAATGCTCAAAATACCGCCACAGTTTTGTTTGAGACCAAACAAACTTCGGGAACTATAGATGGGATTCAGGCTTTTTATACGAATGCTGTTGCTCCAACCAATATTAAACTCCTAACGGTTAATTATTATGATAATTATGCATTTCCTAATGTGGGAACTGTTCCTACCACTATACAAGGTCAACCCGTTTTGGCTAATGCCAAAGGTCTCGCAACCGGTAGTTGGACAAGAGCGCTTGGCTTGGCATCTGCAATTTCAGGAGAAACTACCAGTACTTTTTATGACAGTAAAGCCAGACCAATAGGCAGTTATTCTCAAAATCATTTGGATGGATATACCAATACTGACAGTAAATTGGACTTTGGCGGAAAACCATTGTATACCATAACCAAGCATAAACCCATGAGTGGTAGTACTGAGCTTGTCGTAAAAGAAGAATTCACCTATTCTCCGCAAGACCGTTTGCTCACACATACCCATCAAATAAATGGTGGTGCTATTCAGCTATTGGCAGACAATACCTATGATAAATTGGGACAACTGACCAGTAAAAAAGTAGGGAACAATAGTGGTATGCCTTTGCAAAAAGTAGATTACAGCTATAACATTCGCGGCTGGATGACTAAAATCAATGATGTTGCTAATCTGCAACAAAACACAGACCCTAAAGATTGGTTTGCTTTTGCGATAAACTATAACAAACCTACCACTAATGCTAGTGTAAAACCGTTGTATAATGGTAATATTGCCGAAACATTCTGGCGATCTAACTCTGATGGTACCTTCCGTTCCTATGGGTATCAATACGATGATCTGAACCGATTAAAAAAGGCTATTTATCAAAAACCAGGGGAAAACATTCCGGTTTCGGGTGCCTATAATGAGAGTTTGAGTTATGATAAGAATGGTAATATTCTGTCTCTGCAAAGATTTGGCGGTAGTGATACGCCTTCTATCATTTTTCAGATTGATGATTTAACCTACGATTACAGCAATGCGAACTCTAACCAACTTACCAAAGTAACCGATGGTTCTATGGGGAATGACAATCAGGGTTTTATTGATGGTAACAAAACGGGTGATGACTATAATTATGATGCCAATGGAAACATGATTACGGATAAGAACAAGAACATTACTGGGATTGTATACAACCATTTGAATCTTCCTACTAAAATAACATTTGGAACTGGAAATTCTATTGCCTATATTTACAACGCAGCTGGGTTAAAACTGGAAAAAAAGGTAACTGATAACGGAATCATTACCCAAACTAAATATTTGGGTGGGTATCAGTATAAAGACAATGTGTTGCAGTTTTTCCCAACGGTGGAAGGTTATGTAGAGCCTAACGGAAGTTCTTTCAAATACGTGTATCAATACAAGGATCATTTAGGGAATGTGCGATTGAGTTACGAGGATGCCAATGGTGATGGCACTATTACTAGTTCAGAGATAATCGAGGAAAGTCACTACTACCCTTTCGGTCTTAAGCATAGCGGGTATAATGCTGTGGTCACTTCCACCAATCCTGCTCAAAAATATAAATTTCAAGGACAGGAACGTCAAGATGAGCTGGGACTGAACTGGGACAGTTTTAAGTGGAGAAATTACGATTATGCAATTGGTAGATTCATGTCAATTGACCCACTTGCAGAAGAGTATGCTTATAACTCAACTTATGCTTTTGCTGAGAATAAAATTGGTATGGGTAGAGAGTTAGAAGGATGTGAACTCGGTCCTTTATTTGGTGTGGCAGAAATTGTTAAAGTTGGTGTGGAAATTGGTGCTAAAACATCTGAAGTAGTTGGTAAAACATCTGAAGTAGCAGGAAAAGCAACAGAAGGAAGTGGTAGATTTACAGAGTCGCAAATAAAAGATTTCGCAAGAGGTAATGCTTCGGAGGCGGAACAACTTTCAAAAAATGGCTTAGAGAAAAATACCAAACCATTTAAAGCCACTGACCCAAAAACTGGAAAAGAAGGAACAACTATACCTGATGCAATGAAGCCAGATGGTGGAACAGTAGAAGTAAAAAATGTAAAAAGTCAATCGCTGACAGAACAGTTGAGATTACAAAAATCAATTTCTGAAGGAAATGGTGTAAAACCTGAATTAATAATAAATCAATCAGCTAAAATAAGTAAGCCATTGCAAAAAGCTGGATTTGATATAAAAACATATAATGTATCGGGGACAGCAATTGATAATACAGCAGTCCCGAAACCTAAAACAATGACACCAGTATATTCGATGGATAAAGACCCTACAATACATTAG
- a CDS encoding SpvB/TcaC N-terminal domain-containing protein, giving the protein MNRIYTTNNRIQYVFFLLFIFACLNAIAQDTAKFLPNITPPSPTAGELGKYGNVPVGMFTGAANISVPLITFKTKDLESPLSLFYGSNGIKVDEVASNVGLGWNLNFGGVITRTVRDKADDNLTGVYPPDNLSTATNAERVQFYKAAGQDNADTERDQYSFNFNGNSGKFVYDKNNEPVLVNHQKIKIQKTGTNNTDFLLTTTNGVKYYFTEKEMTTFRSQGEGHSIISGSVTAWYLSKVVHPNGSEIYFVYDDTNMDYTASNSQTLTLTYPQIQNDCNGVPYTSAPTLSGIVSHNMTVLGKRVNKIYSNNSSDGYILFAYTTSGVNEEVDGNSKINTITQFNANGLVIEKINFNYLKTVNERVFLQNITFIDPSKKYAFEYVNQTEFPRRLATGQDHWGYYNGKNSNTNLVPKNIREYGLSDIDYKGADKEPNAAFAKMGLLSKIIYPTKGYTEFDYESNTYWGDKTTYPAKSEGNIDLSFLDENNDNLDDSPEEGFLTITSPINQRVELTGYVNYVSREAPRYDQYGNPIPDPYDTGHYDASIQMSTVDPSTTFLGFYDITQFGTPHYYQGSFTFIKKVTNRVYFDAEAGKTYKIKLLKNGIRISATLKATYYATLPVTTATNIETGGVRIRSTKDIAEPTARANYKHYYYAPKSDLTHSSGNQGKIPLYLDLSVQRRMCEITSGHVGCLYVNITNLVATSSSVISLFDTGSSNCFYKYVTISEGGDAFENGGETKEFIVNRDDFGNPILGNDIKSAPLTNFGWDNGLEIKSQVLQKRNGGTLVVVAENENNYKLDPSYSNEIKGYNVRKDFNELCPNVQTVENLSIVEYATKSYWFYLQSSVSRKYDLNGLNPVETTTTYGYNNPSHLQLTSQSTKSSLKETLETKYYYPLDLAMASEPFVLDMIANNRIDTPLKTETFRDNTKQSEQKTEYAKDATTSNLLLPKFIYAAKFPNSLSTANSLERKITFDKYDEIGNILQYTLESGTPVAIIWGYNKTKPIAKIENATYDQASAAYTTNDNIFRNSLPNAMITTYTYIPLVGIKTITDPKGQVTTYDYDDFNRLKLMKDSQGKIVTENQYHYKN; this is encoded by the coding sequence ATGAATAGAATATATACTACCAACAACAGGATTCAATATGTTTTTTTCCTGTTGTTCATTTTTGCATGTCTAAATGCAATTGCGCAAGATACAGCTAAGTTCCTTCCCAACATAACTCCACCGTCTCCTACTGCAGGAGAATTGGGTAAATATGGTAATGTTCCTGTTGGAATGTTTACCGGAGCCGCCAATATTTCGGTTCCGCTAATCACCTTTAAGACTAAAGATTTAGAATCTCCCTTATCGCTTTTTTATGGTTCCAACGGAATTAAGGTCGATGAAGTTGCCTCGAATGTAGGATTGGGTTGGAATCTTAATTTTGGAGGAGTAATCACCAGAACCGTAAGGGATAAAGCCGATGATAATCTAACAGGAGTTTACCCACCTGATAATTTATCTACTGCTACCAATGCAGAAAGAGTACAATTTTACAAAGCTGCCGGACAGGATAATGCCGATACGGAAAGAGATCAGTATTCTTTTAACTTTAATGGCAACTCAGGGAAATTTGTATATGATAAAAACAATGAACCGGTTTTAGTAAACCATCAAAAGATTAAAATACAGAAGACTGGAACTAATAATACAGATTTTCTATTGACCACCACCAACGGGGTCAAATATTATTTTACGGAAAAAGAAATGACCACATTCAGGAGCCAAGGTGAAGGGCATTCAATAATAAGTGGTAGTGTAACGGCATGGTATTTAAGCAAAGTAGTACATCCCAACGGATCAGAAATATATTTTGTCTATGATGATACGAATATGGATTATACGGCATCCAATTCTCAAACACTTACCTTAACCTATCCGCAAATACAAAATGATTGCAATGGGGTCCCCTATACCAGTGCTCCGACTCTTAGCGGTATTGTTTCCCATAATATGACCGTTTTAGGAAAAAGAGTGAATAAGATATACAGTAATAACAGCAGTGATGGTTATATCTTATTTGCTTATACGACTTCGGGCGTTAATGAGGAAGTCGATGGCAATAGCAAAATTAATACGATCACCCAATTCAACGCTAATGGGCTTGTGATTGAAAAAATAAATTTCAATTATTTAAAAACAGTCAATGAGCGTGTTTTTCTACAAAACATTACATTTATAGACCCTTCTAAAAAATATGCTTTTGAGTATGTTAATCAAACAGAGTTTCCTAGAAGACTCGCAACAGGTCAGGATCATTGGGGATATTATAATGGGAAAAACAGTAATACCAATCTAGTACCTAAAAACATAAGAGAGTATGGTTTAAGTGATATTGATTATAAAGGGGCTGATAAAGAACCCAATGCAGCTTTTGCCAAAATGGGTTTGCTCAGTAAAATTATTTATCCCACCAAGGGATATACAGAGTTTGATTATGAAAGCAACACCTATTGGGGAGACAAAACGACTTATCCAGCAAAATCAGAAGGGAACATTGATCTTTCCTTTTTAGATGAAAATAATGATAATTTGGATGATAGTCCTGAGGAAGGTTTTCTTACTATTACCTCCCCTATTAATCAGAGAGTTGAGCTTACTGGTTATGTTAATTATGTTAGCAGGGAAGCTCCTAGATATGATCAGTATGGTAACCCTATACCGGATCCGTATGATACTGGGCATTATGATGCTTCCATACAAATGAGTACTGTTGATCCTTCTACAACTTTTTTGGGTTTTTATGATATTACCCAGTTTGGAACACCTCATTATTATCAAGGCAGTTTTACCTTTATAAAGAAAGTGACTAATCGTGTTTATTTTGATGCCGAAGCAGGTAAAACCTATAAAATTAAACTTCTTAAAAACGGAATTCGTATTTCTGCTACTCTAAAGGCGACCTATTATGCTACCCTTCCTGTAACTACAGCTACCAATATAGAAACGGGTGGTGTCAGAATTAGATCTACCAAAGACATAGCGGAGCCAACTGCCAGAGCCAACTACAAACACTATTATTATGCCCCGAAGAGTGATCTCACCCATTCCTCAGGGAATCAAGGAAAAATTCCTTTATATCTGGATCTTTCCGTTCAGAGAAGGATGTGCGAAATAACCAGTGGACATGTGGGTTGTCTATATGTAAATATTACTAATCTTGTGGCTACCTCCAGTAGTGTAATTTCTTTGTTTGACACGGGCAGTAGCAATTGTTTTTATAAGTATGTAACCATTAGTGAAGGTGGAGATGCTTTTGAGAATGGCGGAGAAACCAAAGAATTTATTGTCAATAGAGATGATTTTGGTAATCCCATTTTAGGAAATGATATTAAAAGTGCCCCACTCACCAATTTTGGCTGGGACAACGGTCTGGAAATAAAATCGCAGGTATTACAGAAAAGAAATGGTGGAACTTTAGTGGTTGTAGCCGAGAATGAAAACAACTATAAATTGGATCCTTCTTATAGCAATGAAATAAAAGGGTATAATGTTCGAAAAGATTTCAATGAACTCTGCCCCAATGTACAGACTGTCGAAAATTTAAGTATTGTCGAATATGCAACAAAATCATATTGGTTTTATCTGCAATCGTCAGTGTCCAGAAAATATGATCTAAACGGATTAAATCCGGTTGAAACAACAACTACCTATGGGTATAATAATCCATCCCATCTGCAGCTCACATCGCAAAGTACCAAATCCTCCTTAAAGGAAACTTTAGAAACCAAGTATTATTATCCTCTGGATTTGGCTATGGCGTCAGAACCTTTTGTACTGGATATGATCGCAAATAATAGAATTGATACTCCTCTGAAAACAGAAACCTTTAGGGATAATACAAAACAATCTGAGCAAAAAACAGAATATGCCAAGGATGCCACAACTAGTAATTTGCTATTGCCAAAGTTTATTTATGCCGCAAAATTTCCTAATTCCTTGTCTACAGCTAATTCACTGGAAAGAAAAATTACATTCGACAAATACGATGAAATTGGAAATATTCTCCAATATACCTTAGAGAGCGGAACACCAGTGGCCATTATCTGGGGATACAATAAAACCAAGCCAATTGCCAAAATTGAAAATGCAACTTACGATCAGGCTAGTGCTGCATACACGACAAATGACAATATATTTAGAAACAGTTTACCAAATGCGATGATTACTACTTATACCTATATTCCTTTGGTAGGAATAAAAACAATTACAGATCCTAAAGGACAGGTTACTACTTACGATTATGATGACTTTAACCGTTTAAAACTTATGAAAGACAGTCAGGGAAAAATTGTAACAGAAAATCAATATCATTATAAAAACTAA